Genomic segment of Microbacterium hydrocarbonoxydans:
TACGACCTTCTGGCGGGAACTGATCCACAAGCCGTTCTTCTGGGGCATCGTCGCGATCCTCGCGCTGCTCGCGCTGAACGTGATCAAGGACCCGACCTACCTCGCGCTCTCGATCAACCCCAACAACGGCAACCTCGTCGGCAACCTGATCGACATCCTCCGCCAGGCGGCGCCGATCATGATGATCGCGATCGGGATGTCGCTCGTGATCGCCACGGGAGGCATCGACCTCTCCGTCGGATCACTGATGGCTGTGGCCGGAGCGGTGTCGATGGAGTTCCTGAGCGCCGCCGGAGACTCGTTCGGCGCAGCGCTCGCGGCCGTGGGGCTCGCGCTCGTGATCACGGGCATACTCGGGGCGGTCAACGGCATCCTCGTCGCGTATGTCGGGCTGCAGCCCTTCATCGCGACGCTCGTGCTCATGCTGGCCGGCCGGGGCATCGCCAAGGTGATCACGGGAGGGCAGAACACCACGGCGTCCAACGACGCCTTCCGGTGGATCGCGAACGGCTTCGTGATCGGCATCCCGGTGGTGTTCATCCTCGCGGTGCTCATCGTGATCGCCGTCGGCTGGGTCGTCAGGCGCAGCGCGCTGGGTCTCATGATCGAGGCCATCGGCATCAACCCGCGAGCCAGCCGCATGGCGGGCATCAAGCCGAAGGGACTGTTGCTCACGGCGTACGTCATGAGCGGCGTCCTCGCCGGGATCGCGGGCGTCATGTCGGTCGGCAGCGTCATGACCGTCGACATCTCGCGCACCGGATACCAGCTCGAGCTCGACGCGATCCTCGCGGTCGTGATCGGCGGCGCCTCGCTGGCTGGAGGCAAGTTCTCGCTCAGCGGCGCCTTCGTCGGCGCACTGCTCATCGCCACACTCGACAAGACCGTGCTGTACCTCGGCGTCTCGTCGTCGGCGACCCCTGCGTTCAAGGCGATCGTGATCGTCGTGCTGTGCCTGCTGCAGTCGCAGCGTGTGCGCAGCTGGTTCCGATCGCGACGCAGAACCCGACCGGTCGAACAGATCATCGCGAAGGAAGAGGTGTCCGCATGAGCGTCATGACCGCCCCGCCGGCCCCTCAGGCGACCGAGAGCGTGATCGACCGTGTGCGTCGTATGATCACGGCGAATCCCTCGGTGCTTCCGACGATCGCCTCGGTCGTCATCTTCGTCGGCATGGTGATCTTCGGCGAAGTGGCCTACGGCCGCATCCTGCAGTTCAACACGCTGTCGAACCTGCTCATCAACAACGCGCACCTCATCGTGCTCGCGGTGGCGCTGACGTTCGTGATCCTCACGGGCGGCATCGACCTCTCGGTCGGATCGATCATCGCTGTCTCCTCCGTGGCCGGCGTGATGCTCTCGAATGCCGGATGGAACGCCTTCGCCGTGATCGTCGCGATGATCGGCATCGGCGTGCTCTTCGGCATCGTCTCGGGTGTGCTGATCCGGTATTTCAACGTGCAGCCGTTCATCGCCACACTGGCGATGATGTTCCTCGGGCGGGGACTTGCCTCACTGCTCAGCACCAAGCCCGAGCGGCTGGGCGAGGATTCGCCGATCCGCTGGATCGGCGCGCAGCTGAAGATCATCGACGGTCCCAAGGTCAACGACCTCGTGATCACCCCCGCGGTGCTCATCGCGGTGATCGTCGTGGCCGCCGCGTTCTTCGTGCTGCACCGCACACGCACCGGCCGCACCGTGTACGCGATCGGCGGCTCCGAGAGCTCGGCGCTGCTGATGGGGCTGCCCGTGCAGCGCACCAAGGTGCTCGTCTACGTGATCAGCGGCGGTCTGGCGGGCCTCGCCGCGGTGCTCTACACCGCACGACTCGGCACGGCGCAGAACATCACGGGCATCGGGTGGGAGCTCGACGCGATCGCGGCCGCCGTGATCGGAGGCACCGTGCTCACCGGAGCATACGGGTATGTGCTCGGTTCGGTCGTGGGTGCGCTGGTGCTCGGTCTGATGAACGTGCTGATCACGCGAGACGGCGGCATCCCTCCCGAGATGACGACCATCATCACCGGCGGCATCCTGCTCGTGTTCGTGCTGCTGCAGCGCGCGGTGACCCGCAGACGCGAGTAGCTCTGCCGACGCCGCTGACGAACGGCCCCCTCTCGATCGAGAGGGGGCCGTTCGCGTGTCCCGGAGGCAGGGCCGCAGGTCACACGGTCGGAATCCAGACCCGCATGGTCGACGGACCTCGCCGCGCCCAGTCGTGGTACGCGATGAGCGGGGCATCGGTCGTCTGACCGGTCGAGCGGTGGCGCACCGGCAGCACGACGTCACCGTCGCGCTCCACGGCATCACCCGCCACGACGGCGTCGCCGACATCGGCTCCGAGATCGATCGACTCGAGAGCCAGCACCTCGGGGCCTCTTTCGAAGACGACGCTGCCGCGCACGGCATCCACCATCGGATGCGGTGCCGTGGCGCGCACCGCGATGGGCAGGTTCAGCTCGATGACGTCGCCGGAGCGGAACGCGCGGGTGACCTCGACGGCACCTGCGGGCGCCGACGACTCCGTGGTCGCGCCGTCGCTGTGCACGCGCACGGTCGCACCCGACGCCCACGTGGGCACCCGCAGAGTCAGGGTGAACTCGGCGTCCTCGGTGATCGTGATCCGCACGTCGCCCTGGGTGGGGTAGGTCGTCGACACGTCGAACGAGACGACCCGGCCGTCGGGCAGAGCAGTGCGCACAGACGTCGGCGCGTACTGATGCAGCTGCACGCCGTCGTCGTCGGCCGTGGCCACATAGGCTGCGAGGCTGGCGAACGTACGCGCCACATTCGGCGGGCAGCACGAGACCTCGAACCACGGAGCCCGCAGCGATGACGACGCACGCGGCGACGTGGCATCCGGGTCGGCGGGAGTTCCCGGCGTGCGCTGATGCAGCGTGTTGGCATAGAAGAACGAGCGGCCGTCCGACCCCGGAGAGGTCGCGACGACGTTGAAGAGGGTGCGCTCGATCAGGTCGGCGTACTGCGCCTCTCCGGTCGCGAGCAGCAGCCGCCACGAGAACATGATCGAGCCGATGCCGGCGCAGGTCTCGGAGTAGGCGCGGTCCGGCGGCAGCTCCCAGTCGTCGCCGAAGGCCTCGTCCTGATGGTGCGAGCCCTGACCGCCCGTGACATACGTGCGGCGCTCGACCGTGCGATCCCACTGCGACCGCAGGGCGTCGAGCAACGGCTGGTCAGAGAGCTCGGCGGCGACATCGACCGCGGCGGAAGACAGGTAGTTGGCCCGCACCGAGTGTCCGCGCAGCGCCTCGGCGTCTCGCACCGAGACATCGTCCTGGAAGTAGCTGCGCCCCCATTCGATCTCGCCCAGTGACCCGCGACCGTGCCGCTCGACGAACAGGGCGGCCTGGTCGATGTACCGCTGGTCGCCGAGTGCTCGACCGAGCTCGGCGAGGCCGACCTCGACCTCGGCGTGCCCGCAGATCGCATCCCGACCCTCGGCTCCGAACTCGCGGCACACGAGGTCGGCAGCGCGGCGCGCGATGTCTCTGAGGCCGTCGTCGGCATGCGGCCTCGTGCGCACCCGGGCGACGGCCGCCTGGAAGAGGTGGCCGAGGCAGTACAGCTCATGCCCCCACTGCAACGCCGACCAGCGATCTCCCTGGCCGTCGCGCCCGAACATCGTGTTGAGGTATCCGTCGGGCTCCTGTGCGGCGGCGACCCGGTCGACGACCCGGCGGAATCGCTGCTCGAGGTCGCTGTCGGCCGCGGCATCCGTGCGCCCGATCTCCCACGCCAGCGCCTCGAGGTACTTGTAGATCTCGGAGTCGGCGAACTCGCGCCCGCGGCGGCCGTCCGGCAGCGTGCCGGCGGCGGCGAGATCGAAGTTCGGCAGCCATCCCTCAGACTCGAGACGCGACTCGATGTGACTGAGAGTGGC
This window contains:
- a CDS encoding ABC transporter permease, which codes for MTAAAGTTFWRELIHKPFFWGIVAILALLALNVIKDPTYLALSINPNNGNLVGNLIDILRQAAPIMMIAIGMSLVIATGGIDLSVGSLMAVAGAVSMEFLSAAGDSFGAALAAVGLALVITGILGAVNGILVAYVGLQPFIATLVLMLAGRGIAKVITGGQNTTASNDAFRWIANGFVIGIPVVFILAVLIVIAVGWVVRRSALGLMIEAIGINPRASRMAGIKPKGLLLTAYVMSGVLAGIAGVMSVGSVMTVDISRTGYQLELDAILAVVIGGASLAGGKFSLSGAFVGALLIATLDKTVLYLGVSSSATPAFKAIVIVVLCLLQSQRVRSWFRSRRRTRPVEQIIAKEEVSA
- a CDS encoding sugar ABC transporter permease gives rise to the protein MSVMTAPPAPQATESVIDRVRRMITANPSVLPTIASVVIFVGMVIFGEVAYGRILQFNTLSNLLINNAHLIVLAVALTFVILTGGIDLSVGSIIAVSSVAGVMLSNAGWNAFAVIVAMIGIGVLFGIVSGVLIRYFNVQPFIATLAMMFLGRGLASLLSTKPERLGEDSPIRWIGAQLKIIDGPKVNDLVITPAVLIAVIVVAAAFFVLHRTRTGRTVYAIGGSESSALLMGLPVQRTKVLVYVISGGLAGLAAVLYTARLGTAQNITGIGWELDAIAAAVIGGTVLTGAYGYVLGSVVGALVLGLMNVLITRDGGIPPEMTTIITGGILLVFVLLQRAVTRRRE
- a CDS encoding beta-L-arabinofuranosidase domain-containing protein, with protein sequence MLDTTTPAAPVVPTHGCLRPLGLDEVRITGGFWADRQTVNGSATLSHIESRLESEGWLPNFDLAAAGTLPDGRRGREFADSEIYKYLEALAWEIGRTDAAADSDLEQRFRRVVDRVAAAQEPDGYLNTMFGRDGQGDRWSALQWGHELYCLGHLFQAAVARVRTRPHADDGLRDIARRAADLVCREFGAEGRDAICGHAEVEVGLAELGRALGDQRYIDQAALFVERHGRGSLGEIEWGRSYFQDDVSVRDAEALRGHSVRANYLSSAAVDVAAELSDQPLLDALRSQWDRTVERRTYVTGGQGSHHQDEAFGDDWELPPDRAYSETCAGIGSIMFSWRLLLATGEAQYADLIERTLFNVVATSPGSDGRSFFYANTLHQRTPGTPADPDATSPRASSSLRAPWFEVSCCPPNVARTFASLAAYVATADDDGVQLHQYAPTSVRTALPDGRVVSFDVSTTYPTQGDVRITITEDAEFTLTLRVPTWASGATVRVHSDGATTESSAPAGAVEVTRAFRSGDVIELNLPIAVRATAPHPMVDAVRGSVVFERGPEVLALESIDLGADVGDAVVAGDAVERDGDVVLPVRHRSTGQTTDAPLIAYHDWARRGPSTMRVWIPTV